A single region of the Lycium barbarum isolate Lr01 chromosome 2, ASM1917538v2, whole genome shotgun sequence genome encodes:
- the LOC132627153 gene encoding ATP synthase small subunit 6, mitochondrial, which produces MRQFDPWPVFFRREWSRNWPFLVGFAVTGAIITKMSLGFTEEDAKNSKFAQRHKK; this is translated from the exons ATGAGGCAATTCGATCCATGGCCAGTGTTCTTCCGCCGCGAATGGAGCCGTAACTGGCCGTTCCTCGTTGGTTTCGCCGTCACCGGCGCTATCATTACCAAGATGTCCCTCGGTTTCACTG AGGAGGATGCGAAGAACTCCAAATTTGCGCAGAGGCACAAGAAGTAA